GATCAATCAGGAAATATTTCCTGGTCTCTGGATATACCGGCCAATGGCCATCAAAATGGTATTTCCTCTGTCATAGAAAACAATGATGGTACATTACTGCTGGCTGGATATACATCCAATACTAATGGAAAACAGTTTGATTTCTGGATTCTGAAAGTAGACTACAACGGAAATATTCTTTGGACCAAAACCTATGGTGGACCAAAAGAAGAGATATTAATATCTGCAATTGCTGTTCCGGATGGTGGTTATGCATTAGGTGGGTATGCTATTGGTGACACTTCTCAGCGTGCATGGTTGGTAAGAATAAATGATTCCGGGGATATACTTTGGGATAAAATATATAGTAAATCATATATGGATCAGATCCAAAGCCTCATCTTAACACCGGAAGAAGGTTTTCTTCTTTATGCGATGGATTATGAGCACACAGACCATTGGATTATCAAAACAGATTCTTTGGGCAATGTAATATGGAATAAAATCTATGGCGGGAGTAATTTTGACTATCCTGTTACTGTCATACCAGCTTATGGTGGAGGTTATATAGCCGGAGGATATACAAGATCATCGAATGGAGACATCTCAGATGGTAATAATGGAGATGATGACCTATGGATATACAAGATTGACGATGCTGGTAATAAAATATGGGATATCACTCTTGGTGGAAGCAGCTCTGATCGTCTGAGTTCATTATTTAACAATAATGATGGAAGTTATCTTCTGGGGGCATATTCTTTTTCTGGTCCTAACGATGGAGATGTAACACATGGTCCAGGGGACTGGCTTGTAAAAATAGTAGAGTCCAATGGCAATTGTGCAGCAAGAGAAGCAAAGGAAAACGTAGCAGAAGTAAATACAGTTTCCTATAAAACTACTGCATATCCAAATCCATTTAACTCTAATATAAATCTTGATATTACTGCTAATGAAGCTGGAAATTTACACTTGCAACTCTTTTCTATTGAAGGTATACTGCTAAAGGATATTCAACAATATGTTGGTTCAGGACAAGGAACAGTTTCTTTAAAAACTGACGAAATGCCAGCTGGAACCTATATTGTAAAGATGATGCTGAATAACCAGGTTGTTACTGAAAAACTAATCAAAAATAATTAACCAGATCATTACTCCCAGTCTATGTATGTCAGATTGGGAGTTCTTTTTATTCAATCCAAACTTTGTCATATTGAGCATGCGAAATATCTGAGCTTTCCCAAAGGAAGAAGTTTTTCTATCTGACAGATCCTTGATTGAAATTGCAAATTTATTTTATGATTATCAGATCCCTTCGCGGGCTCAGGATAAACAAAGGAAAATTATACACTCATTCCAGCCACTCAGGTTCTTCTAACTTAAAATACTCAGGAAATTTTGTGCCGGATTAAGCAACTTTCTATAAAATAGATTATGAGCAGAGATCCGGCACATACTGATTAAATGACATATTTAGTTGCCGGATCACTCCAGGCACTTTGACCTGCTGATGCCACTGCAGCCACTTTAAACCAATATTTTTTCCCGCTTTCCAGATTCTTTATAGTAGCCTTTGACTTGGTAGAGATAGTAGCAACACTCCAGCTATCATCTTTGCTCAGGTCTGTTGTAAGCTGTACAACATAACTCTTCGCACCTTTTACAGATTCCCAGGAGAGTTCTATTTCCTTTTCATTGGCCGCTACAGCCTGTAATTTTTCCGGTGCTGAAGGAATTCCTGTAGGAGTTTTGGGGGCATGTACTCTCATTCCCGCTTGCTTAATTGTTATTTCATCTCCCTTTGCAGTGCTTTCTACATAAGCTGCCAATTGATTCAGAACAGCATCAAGCTCTGAAGATTTATCATCTAAAATACTGAGCTTAGTTGAAACAGTTTGTCGCGCTAGCTTTACATCTGTATGTGCTTTTTCCAGTTCGCCAATAGCAGTACTCACTGAGTTCAGCGATGGAATGGGGGAAGGGAAAAGTTCATTTTCTGTAAGTGCTTGTACAATCTGTCTTGAGAGAATAAGTTTTTCTTCTACCGAAGAACCTCTAAGGTTAAGCTTAACCTTGGCTTTTTTGGTTGTGGACATAGCTGATATGTTTTAGTTGTTAAAAAAATGATGGGACAAAAGTTTATATATCGCTAAACAAATGCAAGAATTTTCTTAAAAATATTTTTTTGGCATGTGTTTATCTATCAGGTTATTTTATGATTTTTTATAGATAAAAACAGTCTCTACTCTTATATAATAAAAAATAGAAATTAAGTAAGAATTAAAAATGTCTGTGTCCAATCCAATTTCATTATAATTATCTCAATCATCTGTCCGGAATTTTAAAAAAGGTTTACAAATATTCCTTAGGACAAATCATCATATTCAAATTCATTAACAGAAAAAAGAAATTACAAGCTTGCCAAATGAAATGACAGGTTTGCAAATTGAAATTACAAGCTTTCAAAATGGAATTACAAGTCTGCAAAACGAAAATACAAGTCTGAAAAATGGAATTACAAATCTGCAAACTGAAATTACAAGCTTGCAGAATAAATTTACAAGACAGGAAAATAAAATTCCCAATCAGGAAATTGATATCTCTTCATTGAAATTATTTTATTCTCTAGTGAGGTGATATGTGTATATGTGGTAGTACTGGTAATCCTGTGTGGAATTTGTTTTGATCGCAGTAACTTTAAATCTTTTAAGAGGCGGGAGTAAAATGGATGGCCATATGTGAATGGGGAATAAAAAAAGCCCCGTATTGTAAGACGAGGCGGCTTATATGTTTTCACAACGGAATAATCCTTATTGTGATTTGCTTTCACTAGCAAATATATATAAATTTAATTTTATTCAAACAATTTTCGCTGGTTAGATAGGACATTTTTAAAAACTTAATTATAATGAAAACAGTTCTTGGTCTTGATTTAGGTACAAACTCTATTGGTTGGGCATTGATTCAACATGATTTTGATAGTAAAAAAGGTGAAATACTTGGAATGGGTAGCCGGATAATTCCAATGAGTCAGGATATTTTAGGTGAATTTGGAAAGGGAAATTCTGTTTCTCAAACAGCTGACAGGACTAAATTCAGGAGTGCAAGAAGGCTCCGGGAACGTCATCTTTTAAGACGAGAGCGTTTACATCGCGTTTTAAATATCCTTGGTTTTCTTCCTCGTCATTATGCCGCTGATATTGATTTTGAAAAACGATTAGGGCAATTTTTTGAAGGAAAAGAACCTAAACTAGCTTATGACAACAATCAGTTCATTTTTACAAAATCCTTTGGAAAAATGCTGGCTGATTTTCGTCAGCATCAGCCTGATTTTTTAAAGGATGAAAAAAGTAATGATTTATTAATACCTTATGATTGGTCTATTTATTATTTGCGTAAAGAAGCTTTAACAAAAAAAATAGAGAAGGAAGAGCTTGCATGGATAATTCTCAATTTTAATCAGAAGCGTGGATACTACCAATTACGGGGAGAGGAGGAAGAGGAGAATTTAAACAAGTTGGTAGAGTTTCATTCTTTAAAGATTATAGATGTAGTTGCGGATGAAAAACTTAATAATAAAGGTGAGACATGGTATTCGCTTCTTCTTGAAAATGGATGGACATACAGACGTTCAAGTAAGGTTCCATTATTTGATTGGAAAGAGAAAGTCAGAGATTTTATTGTTACTACTGATATAAATGATGACGGGTCTGTAAAAACAGATAAAGAGGGAAATGAAAAAAGAAGCTTCAGAGCGCCCAGTGATGATGATTGGACTTTACTGAAAAAGAAAACGGAACAGGATATCGACAAGTCAAGGAAACCAATTGGGGCTTATATTTATGATGCAATACTTAAAAACCCCAAGCAAAAAATAAATGGTAAGCTTGTACGTACAGTTGAACGTAAATTCTATAAGGAAGAGCTTAAACTGATTCTACAGAAGCAAAAGGAATTTCATCCTGAATTGCAGAGTACAGATTTGTATAATGAATGTATTCGGGAGTTGTATAAAAATAATGATGCACATCAATTACAGTTAAATAAAAAAGATTTTGTTCATCTATTTTTGGAAGATATTATTTTTTATCAGCGTCCGCTTCGAAGTCAGAAATCTTCTGTTGGTAATTGTCCTTTAGAATTCAGAAAATTTAAAGATAGTGAGGGGATTGAGAAGGTAGAATATTTGAAGACAATTCCTAAGTCCAATCCATATTTTCAGGAGTTCCGCATTTGGCAGTGGATGTATAATCTTTCAATATACAAGAAGGATGATGATGAAAATGTTACCCGTGATTTTCTGAAAACTATAGAAGATTGGGAGGATCTATTCGAATTTCTTAATCATCGAAAAGATATTGAGCAAGAGACATTGTTGAAGTTTTTGTTAGGAAAGAATGGGGTAAAAGGAAAGGCTCTTAAAGTAGAAGCAGGGAAATTTCGTTGGAATTATGTATCAGATAAGATTTATCCATGTAATGAGACCAAAGCTCTTATT
The nucleotide sequence above comes from Sporocytophaga myxococcoides. Encoded proteins:
- a CDS encoding fibronectin type III domain-containing protein, yielding MSTTKKAKVKLNLRGSSVEEKLILSRQIVQALTENELFPSPIPSLNSVSTAIGELEKAHTDVKLARQTVSTKLSILDDKSSELDAVLNQLAAYVESTAKGDEITIKQAGMRVHAPKTPTGIPSAPEKLQAVAANEKEIELSWESVKGAKSYVVQLTTDLSKDDSWSVATISTKSKATIKNLESGKKYWFKVAAVASAGQSAWSDPATKYVI